A genomic window from Pseudomonadales bacterium includes:
- a CDS encoding biotin/lipoyl-containing protein, which produces MGKKKNYANNPLIHSDRRLDQNASEWVRSFDCRDMKPLIICRGPIRKEAMDVFDEMGIHGYGILLSEKDSITYTNALAPELRKLTDPSRVHRVPDYTGANKEERHQRIQQIVCIAKDNGYNSIFAGYGFMSEDAEMVSAMENAGLTFIGPGSFTQSAAGLKDEAKRTALAAGVSVTPGVNNGTTLALIAKAKNEAGLAKIAKDFKLDVKLDKLKTLDEKAEAVLAASYKARVDVITVDDLGATLHQQMLKIFAENPNNRFRLKAISGGGGKGQRILNAPSSYKGSKEEQIKQAAAVTPALVREVLAEVKCNGVGDNKNVLIEMNIETTRHQEIQVVGNGDWCITMGGRDCSLQMHEQKLLEVSVIHEDLVNAHAVAKSAGKKAEAAQLERDIVILEKMEDEAVRFGTAVKLNSVATFECIVDGERHYFMEMNTRIQVEHRVTELCYALTFSNPENAADNFTVTSLVNVMVLLARHGKRLPKPSRSVREMSSVEARLNATNDALQPHAGGVITKWSDPIDGEIRDDQGISMHNPDTDVFMKYTLAGAYDSNIALLLTTGTDRMGTYTLMSEVIRRTVLRGKDLATNLDFHYGLVNWFVGNNINARPTTRFIVPYLTLVGALKEQANQIDLAYAWKAVRKTALANAGTDAEKAMAAVIDRKITLFDRIFTPLLDNAHVLSGWLSLNQAHFKVSKGQVTWLENPVKLLADIYHYLNMEAQEKAPAAYVIWDHDNEVLQDAVHFYATLDSKLGNLSWNDLQSALAGKEAPKGITKKDWPAVQAAHAGYQAGCEILNLLPYIADKANFFSLSVNNDLSINIPDRLNDKELQEKMAKVLVPPPAAKSDEILAASGGMFYPREAPSTPKYLEVGTHFNKGDVLYIVEVMKMFNKVHATFAGTVTEVLVDTDGAIIKKGQPLFKIKPDEVVVVESAEQVSARRKKYTDEFISKNLA; this is translated from the coding sequence GTGGGCAAGAAAAAGAATTACGCAAACAATCCGCTGATTCACAGCGACCGCCGTCTCGACCAAAACGCATCCGAGTGGGTGCGCAGCTTTGATTGTCGCGACATGAAACCCCTCATCATCTGCCGTGGCCCTATCCGCAAAGAAGCCATGGATGTGTTTGATGAAATGGGCATACACGGCTACGGCATTTTGTTGTCGGAAAAAGATTCCATCACTTACACCAATGCGCTGGCACCTGAATTGCGCAAACTGACCGATCCTTCACGCGTGCATCGCGTACCGGATTACACCGGCGCCAACAAAGAAGAACGCCATCAGCGCATTCAACAAATTGTGTGCATCGCCAAAGACAACGGCTACAACAGCATTTTTGCAGGCTACGGCTTTATGTCGGAAGACGCAGAAATGGTTTCCGCGATGGAAAATGCCGGTTTGACTTTTATCGGCCCCGGCTCCTTCACACAAAGTGCAGCGGGCTTGAAAGACGAAGCTAAACGCACAGCCTTAGCTGCTGGCGTTTCTGTTACGCCAGGCGTGAATAACGGCACCACTTTGGCCTTGATTGCAAAAGCCAAAAACGAAGCAGGACTTGCCAAAATCGCCAAAGATTTCAAACTCGATGTCAAACTCGACAAGTTAAAAACACTGGATGAAAAAGCGGAAGCTGTTTTGGCCGCTTCTTATAAAGCGCGCGTTGATGTCATCACCGTGGATGATTTAGGCGCAACCCTGCATCAACAAATGCTGAAAATTTTTGCCGAAAACCCCAACAACCGTTTTCGCTTGAAAGCGATTTCCGGTGGCGGCGGTAAAGGTCAGCGCATTCTCAATGCGCCTTCCTCCTACAAAGGCAGCAAAGAAGAACAGATCAAACAAGCCGCTGCCGTTACGCCAGCCTTGGTGCGTGAAGTGCTCGCTGAAGTGAAATGCAACGGCGTGGGCGACAACAAGAATGTGTTGATCGAAATGAATATCGAAACAACACGCCACCAAGAAATTCAGGTGGTCGGCAATGGTGACTGGTGCATCACCATGGGCGGTCGCGACTGCTCGCTGCAAATGCACGAACAAAAATTGTTGGAAGTATCCGTTATTCACGAAGATTTAGTGAATGCACACGCTGTCGCCAAATCTGCCGGCAAAAAAGCAGAAGCTGCACAGCTGGAGCGCGATATCGTCATCCTCGAAAAAATGGAAGATGAAGCCGTGCGTTTTGGCACAGCGGTAAAACTCAATTCCGTGGCAACTTTTGAATGCATCGTCGATGGCGAGCGTCACTACTTCATGGAAATGAACACGCGCATTCAGGTAGAACACCGTGTTACTGAATTGTGCTACGCGTTGACTTTTAGCAATCCAGAAAATGCTGCTGACAATTTCACCGTAACTTCCTTAGTGAATGTGATGGTGTTGCTGGCGCGTCACGGCAAACGCCTGCCCAAACCGTCGCGCAGTGTGCGCGAAATGTCATCAGTAGAAGCGCGTTTGAACGCCACTAATGATGCACTGCAACCGCACGCGGGCGGCGTAATCACCAAATGGTCTGACCCTATCGACGGCGAAATCCGCGACGACCAAGGCATCTCCATGCACAACCCCGACACCGATGTGTTTATGAAATACACACTGGCGGGCGCGTACGATTCCAACATCGCGCTATTGCTCACCACCGGCACCGATCGCATGGGCACTTATACTTTGATGAGCGAAGTGATTCGTCGCACCGTGTTGCGCGGCAAAGATCTCGCCACCAATTTGGATTTCCATTACGGTTTGGTGAATTGGTTTGTGGGCAACAACATCAACGCCCGCCCCACTACACGCTTCATCGTGCCTTACTTAACTTTGGTGGGCGCATTAAAAGAGCAAGCCAATCAAATTGATTTGGCTTATGCGTGGAAAGCGGTGCGCAAAACAGCATTAGCCAACGCCGGCACAGATGCAGAAAAAGCTATGGCAGCGGTGATTGATCGCAAAATCACTTTGTTTGATCGCATTTTCACACCGCTGCTTGATAACGCACATGTGTTATCTGGCTGGTTGAGTTTGAATCAAGCGCACTTCAAAGTGAGCAAAGGACAAGTCACTTGGTTGGAAAATCCAGTCAAATTATTGGCGGATATCTATCACTACTTGAACATGGAAGCGCAAGAAAAAGCGCCGGCTGCTTATGTGATTTGGGATCACGACAACGAAGTGTTGCAAGACGCGGTGCATTTTTACGCAACACTGGACAGCAAACTCGGCAATCTTTCTTGGAATGATTTGCAGAGTGCGCTCGCTGGCAAAGAAGCACCGAAAGGCATCACGAAAAAAGATTGGCCTGCGGTGCAAGCGGCGCACGCGGGCTATCAAGCCGGTTGTGAAATTCTAAACTTGCTGCCTTACATCGCCGACAAAGCGAATTTCTTTTCGCTGTCTGTGAACAATGATTTGTCGATCAACATTCCCGATCGTTTGAACGACAAAGAATTGCAAGAAAAAATGGCGAAAGTATTGGTGCCACCACCGGCGGCAAAATCAGATGAAATTCTTGCTGCGTCTGGCGGTATGTTCTATCCGCGTGAAGCACCAAGCACACCAAAATATTTGGAAGTCGGCACGCATTTCAACAAAGGGGATGTGTTGTACATCGTTGAAGTCATGAAAATGTTCAACAAAGTACACGCGACTTTTGCTGGCACCGTGACCGAAGTGTTGGTGGATACCGATGGCGCCATTATCAAGAAAGGTCAGCCCTTGTTCAAAATCAAACCGGATGAAGTGGTGGTGGTGGAATCCGCCGAACAAGTGTCTGCGCGCCGCAAAAAATACACAGATGAGTTTATTAGCAAGAATCTTGCGTGA
- a CDS encoding sterol desaturase family protein, whose protein sequence is MSRWFIAFFGGIAVGMGYHFNQGYEIAKDLVTYAHHLTNTYVPTLFELPSVISILLIYSLINLPHYWLHRIAHEYRLPWLLLHRPHHFPNTMIDPVTTGVVVAFPVGFLVMFPYVLFFGAATKLFSAEPLYLEIIVLNIITQTGAVSAHHSALYYLGFKYRLLGFIGHLTGTAQYHYLHHASHPVYSGHNTNLTNLGAGPCMLWDRVFGTYVKPPVSRPKIGLTGDPKLHMNPCRLLMAGLVQIIFEWQHNPDWRTRARILFGKSDYTPPVSKDFAIKISP, encoded by the coding sequence GTGTCGCGCTGGTTTATAGCCTTCTTTGGCGGCATAGCAGTCGGCATGGGATACCACTTCAACCAAGGTTATGAGATTGCTAAAGACTTGGTTACTTATGCGCATCATTTAACCAACACTTATGTGCCGACACTATTCGAGCTACCGTCCGTTATTAGCATCTTGCTGATTTATAGCCTCATCAATCTCCCGCATTACTGGCTACACCGAATCGCGCACGAGTACAGATTGCCGTGGTTATTGCTGCACCGACCTCACCACTTTCCCAATACCATGATTGACCCCGTTACCACGGGTGTTGTGGTTGCCTTCCCTGTTGGCTTTTTGGTGATGTTTCCTTATGTGCTATTTTTTGGCGCTGCCACCAAACTTTTTTCAGCTGAACCACTGTATTTGGAAATTATTGTTCTTAACATTATTACGCAAACTGGTGCCGTTTCTGCGCACCATTCCGCACTTTATTATCTTGGCTTTAAATATCGGCTTCTCGGCTTTATTGGCCACCTGACAGGCACAGCCCAATACCATTATCTGCACCACGCATCGCATCCTGTTTATTCAGGTCACAACACTAACCTGACCAACCTCGGCGCAGGCCCCTGCATGCTGTGGGATCGCGTCTTCGGCACTTATGTAAAGCCGCCGGTTTCACGGCCTAAAATTGGCTTAACCGGCGACCCTAAACTGCACATGAATCCATGCCGATTGTTGATGGCTGGATTGGTGCAAATTATTTTTGAGTGGCAACACAATCCAGACTGGCGAACACGCGCCAGAATTCTTTTTGGAAAGTCTGACTACACACCACCCGTCAGCAAAGATTTCGCCATTAAAATCTCACCTTAA
- a CDS encoding carboxyl transferase domain-containing protein: MSKMPAVSPSLKNPFATADEVDFKIPGQCDYEPGLYEATLKKGYDLIQRPKLAAGVSNTQRQHLKKRMTVWERIRVLADHGSEPNVLYQNWGPNLDGASLVTAIIKVKGRDVAVYGHDFTVRAGSMDATNGEKIARLFTLAGKLGIPLVGMNDSAGAYVPAGVGGLDGYAEAFTALRKISGRVPSLMCMFGFNAGGGSYLPRQGSFVIQPNETFFGLTGPGVVKSVLGEDVTPDELGGPAVHSQSGVTDFVVQDEAGALNLVRELLDYLPANNESMAPFRATSDPVDRKTWDIDILLRKAFNSPSGFNTPVDISILIQQICDHGDFFEIQPERARNTICAFGRVGGHVAGFVANNSAVASGQIDIAAAYKNARFIRFCNLYNIPVIFMEDTTGFLPGREQETGGIVQAGRAMLDAIIDLRTPRFLVIIRNAFGGAYASYNNYPTGADHVIALPTTRLAVMGPAGVEFVYKDELRKIRAEVKTRAVKDPQGAAAWGKQEEALLAQRYERELMNPNEALSLGSISSIVMPSDLRKEIALNLELHLRSYKPSPLSDIQREFF, encoded by the coding sequence ATGAGCAAAATGCCCGCTGTCTCGCCCTCCCTCAAAAACCCGTTCGCCACAGCTGACGAAGTGGATTTCAAAATCCCCGGCCAGTGCGACTACGAGCCCGGCCTCTACGAAGCCACACTGAAAAAAGGTTACGACCTAATTCAACGCCCCAAACTTGCGGCGGGCGTGAGCAACACACAACGCCAACATTTGAAAAAACGCATGACGGTTTGGGAGCGTATTCGCGTACTGGCTGACCACGGCAGCGAACCGAATGTGTTGTACCAAAACTGGGGACCGAATCTCGACGGCGCAAGCTTGGTCACGGCCATCATTAAAGTCAAAGGTCGCGATGTCGCGGTATACGGACATGACTTCACCGTGCGCGCAGGCTCGATGGATGCCACTAACGGCGAAAAAATCGCACGCCTGTTCACACTGGCCGGCAAGCTGGGCATCCCGTTGGTCGGCATGAATGATTCCGCTGGTGCGTATGTGCCTGCAGGTGTGGGCGGCTTGGATGGCTATGCCGAAGCCTTCACCGCGCTGCGCAAAATCTCCGGTCGCGTGCCTTCTTTAATGTGCATGTTTGGTTTCAACGCGGGCGGCGGCTCCTACTTGCCGCGTCAAGGCAGCTTTGTCATCCAGCCCAACGAAACCTTTTTTGGTTTGACTGGCCCTGGCGTGGTGAAATCGGTGCTCGGCGAAGATGTCACACCCGACGAACTCGGCGGCCCTGCTGTGCATTCACAATCGGGTGTCACTGATTTTGTGGTGCAAGATGAAGCTGGCGCACTGAATTTAGTGCGCGAATTGCTAGATTATTTGCCCGCCAACAACGAAAGTATGGCGCCATTTCGCGCGACCAGCGATCCCGTTGATCGCAAAACTTGGGACATCGACATTCTGTTGCGCAAAGCCTTCAACTCGCCAAGCGGTTTTAACACGCCAGTCGATATTTCAATTTTGATTCAACAAATTTGTGATCACGGCGACTTTTTTGAAATTCAACCTGAGCGCGCACGCAACACGATTTGTGCGTTTGGTCGCGTCGGCGGACATGTGGCTGGCTTTGTTGCCAACAACTCTGCGGTGGCTTCAGGGCAAATTGATATCGCCGCTGCTTACAAAAATGCGCGTTTTATTCGCTTCTGTAATTTGTACAACATTCCTGTGATTTTCATGGAAGACACCACCGGCTTTTTGCCCGGTCGTGAGCAGGAAACAGGCGGTATCGTGCAAGCCGGTCGTGCGATGTTGGATGCGATTATTGATCTGCGCACACCGCGTTTCCTCGTCATTATTCGCAACGCTTTCGGCGGTGCTTACGCGTCTTACAACAACTATCCAACGGGTGCGGATCATGTCATCGCCCTGCCCACTACGCGTCTTGCGGTTATGGGCCCTGCTGGTGTGGAGTTTGTTTACAAAGATGAATTGCGCAAAATTCGCGCGGAAGTAAAAACACGCGCGGTAAAAGATCCACAAGGCGCAGCCGCGTGGGGCAAACAAGAAGAAGCTCTGCTCGCACAACGCTACGAGCGTGAATTGATGAACCCAAACGAAGCGCTGTCGCTCGGTTCAATTTCTTCTATCGTCATGCCTTCTGATTTGCGCAAAGAAATTGCATTGAACCTCGAGCTGCATCTGCGCAGCTACAAACCCTCGCCGCTGTCTGACATTCAGCGCGAATTTTTCTAA